The Rhodoluna lacicola genome includes the window GGTTCTCAACCGCGCGAACCGTGGTGCCGCGCTCGGCTGCAATCTGCTGGTTAGACAAACCAAGGGCCACCATTTGCAGCACGGCTAGTTGACTGCGTGAAACCTCTGACAATTGGTGCTGAACGTTCTTGTCATCACGGAAATCTTTTGAAACTCTGTCGCGCACTGCTGCCTCAATCGCCTGACGCAAAACTCCTGGGTCAGCCATGCGGTCTTTGACCAGGTACGCGGCGTTGCGAGGAATTGCACGGTTATCAATTCCAACCACTCGTGGCTCTGGAATGTGAGTTAGAAATACCAGGGCGATTTCTGGGTGCTTGCGTCGCAAAATCAAAGCAAGATCAATGCCGGTTGGGCCATCGCCTAGCTCAATATCTAGGATGGCGATATCGGGGTCAAAATCTTCGGCCACTTTACGTGCCTCGGCGGTTGAGCCGGCTGCTCGAACCACGAAGCCGTCTGCCTCAAGGTTCGCTGAGATTAGGCCACGGATAAGCGGCTCATCTTCAACGATTAGAACCTTGCGGTCAAAAATTCCCATGTCATAAGTGTGCCAAAGCGATGTTCGGGTAGCCACCGAAACTTCGCAAATGCGCAACTTATTGGCGCAAAAAGCTCAGCGCTAAAACTATTTGGCGAGTAGCCAGAACAAAGGCAGGGAGCCCATGGCCACGGTGGCCATGCCAAGTAGCAGCTTGGACCAGATTGGTGAGGCCCATTTGCCCAACAGGTTTTTATCGCGAGCAAGCCACCAAACGATTGCCATCAAAACCGGGGCGGCCAGGCCGTTCAGCACGGCGGCCAGAATTAGGAACTTTACCGGTTCAATGCCAATTAGGTTAAGCGCCAGGGCCACGAACATTGACACCACGATCACCGCGTAGAACGCTTTGGCCTGACGCGGTTTTAGTTCAAGCGATTCACGCCAACCAAAAGTTTCGGCAACGGCGTATGCGGTTGAGCCAGCCAACACGGGAATCGAAAGCAAACCCACACCAAGAATTCCAAGCAGGAATAGCAATCCGGCAAACTCTCCAGCGATTGGCTTTAGGGCAAGTGCGGCATCTGCTGCGGTGGCAATATCGGTGATGCCCTGGGCATTTAATGTTGCGGCCGAGGTAGCCATGATGGCGAACATGATGAAGACCCCGGTGAACATTCCGGTGAAGACGTCTCCCCGCATTGCCTGAAGGTTGCTGAGCCGCACGCGACGGGTCTGAATGTGTTTGCGCTCTTCAATTTCTTCGGCAGCCTGCCAAAAGAAAAGGTAAGGAGAAATTGTGGTGCCGGCCAGTGCGATCAAAAGCTCAAACGAAACTCTGGTGAAATCAAATTGCGGAAGCAGCGTAGAAGTCGCGACTTGTCCCCAGTCGACCTCTGCAACAAATAACACCGCAACATAGGCAAGCAGTGAAATGGTTAGCCAGCGAAGTACGCGGGCGTATCGGTGATATGGAATTGCAATTTCTGTGGCGGCAAGTAACACGGCAAACATCACCACGCCGGCCCACTGTTCAACCGGTGCGATTAGTCCAAGTGCCGAAGACATGATGGCAAGGTCGGCGGCGATGTTGACGGTGTTGGCCACGGCAACTAGCACCACCGCCACAACCAAAACCCAGCGGGGCATGCGCGACTTGATTAGGGCGGCTAAGCCTTTTCCGGTGACCAGCGCCAAACGCGCGCAGGTCTCTTGAACGGCAAAAGCCAGCGGCAATAACCAAAGCGCCGACCAAAGGAATCCGTATCCAGCGGCGGCACCAGCCTGGGAGTAGGTGCCAATCCCCGATGGATCATCATCGGCCGCACCGGTGACAATGCCCGGGCCAAGGCGCTTAAAAAAGTCGCGGCCTGCCATCGTCGATTCCTCTCATTGCGTCGTAGTCCAAGACTAAGCACTCAATGCCGCGGTCCTCGGCCAGTTTGCGAGCCTGAGGTTTGATCTCTTGGGCGGCAAAGATGCCACGCACGGGAGCCAGCAGCGGGTCACGGTTTAGCAGTTCCAGGTATCGGGTTAGTTGTTCAACGCCATCGATGTCTCCCCTGCGCTTTAGTTCAATAGCCACGGTTGAACCATTTGCATCCCGCAGCAGAATATCCACCGGACCAATTGCGGTGAAATACTCGCGGCGAATGAGGCTTGCGCCTTCTTCAATCAGATGCAGTTGATCGGCCAGCAGCTCTTGCAAATGCTTTTCAACGCCGTCCTTGATCAGCCCCGGGTCATCACCCAGCTCGTGCGAAATATCGCTGAGCACCTCAAAGATTGAAATCATGAGAACGTCATCGGTCTTGGCCTGCTGCACCTGCCAAACCTGTTGCACACCAACGAGCGCCTGCTCAGCCGAAGGCGTCAAAACCGATACCGTGCACGGCGGATTCATCCAGTTGAGCGGCTTGTATGAGCCAGAGTCCGAGTGCACCAGCACCGAACCATCAGCCTTCATCACCAACAGGCGCTTGGCGCGCGGCAGGTGTGCCGACAGACGCCCGGCATAGTCCACCGAGCACTCGGCAATGATTAGACGCATTCTGCAAGACTACAAAATGTATTTGGCAATGTCGGTGGCAACTGATAATTTATTAAGTGACCCGCCCATGGCTTGGACCTTGGGATTAGAACCCGGCTTAGGCCGGGTTCTTGCTTTAAGCCCAAGTGTGGGGCCGAGTGATGTTCCCACCCTTTGAAGTTATATAGCTTCGCGGCAATTGAGAGTCAGCCAACCAGCCAACGTGCAGCTCCTCCAGATGGGTTGCAACCTTCCGGAGGCCATCGGCTTTCGCTGAATCGTGCACCTTAGGCACCACAACTTTTACGTCTGTTCCCACCTGAGTGGCCATTCTAATTGGGGTGACGAAATCTGAGTCTGCCGTAATGACGAGTGCGGCTTTCAAATTTTCTTTGAGGACGTCGAATAAGAGATGAGATGCGAGGTTCACATCAGAACCCTTTTCACCAAACTTCCAGACCTGAGCCCTAGGGAAATCTGGTATCGCTCGCTTTGAAATCCGGTTGAGGGCCATCTGAGTTAGCCCTAAGTGGTTTGGCAACATAGGGCTGAGTACTGAACTTCGAGTCGTGGTTGCAACTCTTAGCCAATCTACGTCCTTTCTGAACTGTCCAGGAATTACGTTCACACCCTGATCCCGAAGGACTCGAATGTATGCATCTTGGCGGTTCATGCCAGTATCACCGGGGAATCTGCTTTTTACAGGGGCAGTGAAGTAGTAAATCTGACCAAGTTCCATATCAGGCCGACGGTCAGTACAGAATTTCAATAGATTCAACCACTTGAAGCTTGGTCGTGACTCAAGTGACCCTTTGTAAAGGCTAAAACCGTCAACGTAGGCGTTGAATGTCAACTTCATGAAAGTAATTTATTGCCAAGCCGTGACAATAATGTCGCCTTTGTGAGTAACTAAGGTACAAGCGTGTAGTTGACCAGACGTGCTTTGGTGCCCGTGGTCTTTGACTGCTTACCTGCATAGGTGATGGTCAAGTACGGGTAGAGCGTCTTGGCATAGGTACACGCAGCCTTGGCGCGACTGGTTGCCAACTTCAATTGCTGAGCACTCTTGGCAAATCCGGTGACATCGCCCACGCAGTGCAAGCGCTGATAACCCGGATTGGTCACCATGATGCCCTTGATGCGCAACTTCATGATTGTTGTTGGTGAAATCGCTGTGGCCGCATAGCCACCAATTTTTGACAGCACCTTGGCGCTAGTTTGAGCAACCAATACCGGGTTTGGGTTGGCCGCGATGTAATTGACGGTCACATTGTTGTAGCTGGCTTTGACCTGCATGGTGATGTACCAACCAACATCGGTGACAGGAAGTACGTATGAATTTGAAACCACCGATGGAATCTCCAGGCAACCAACCGGAACCGTGGTTCGCACTACCCCGCCAGAAGTTGCAGTGATTGGATCGGTGCAGCGGTACCAGCTATAAACCAAAGTTGCCTCTGCGCGATTAACGCTGGCAGTAGCAATTACGGTGTTGCCTTGGCGCCAAGAGTTTCGAGTGACATCAGCAGATACCGCAAACGGTGGCAACGGAGTCAGATCGTTAACCAGCAAGCCATTCCAAAGTGAACCAGCTGCACCAAATCCGGTGGCGGGTGAGTAGAAATTAACCTTGGCCCCGGCCGCAATAGAGGCAAAAGGTGTGGTGCCCAAAGTTGGAGCGTTGCCCCTAAAAGTCACCTCACTCAAGTTCGCACTATTAGCAAAAGCTAGGTCGCCAAGGGTGGTAAACGATGCCGGAAACTTGACCGATGTCACACCGGAGTCCTTGAAAACATTTGCTGCCACCGCAGTGACTCCTGCCGGGATTTCCACCTGACCAACGCACAAGGTGCTGCTGGTAACTACGCTGTCAGTAACCGTGAAGGTGCCGCTGGTTGAACAATTAACTGTGACCACCGCAGCATTTGCTGCCAAGGGTGATGCAAGGGCTGAACTAATGGCAAGAACAAAAGCGAGAGCTGCGGCAGTTAGAGACTTCATGCTTTCAGGCTATCGGCTACTTGCCTAAATCTTTGCCCAAATCTTTCCTGAGCCGCTGTAGCTCGGCATCTTGATGCGACAGGTGCTGCTGCAACTGCTGCACCTCGTGCAGCAAGGCGGTGGCATCTTTATAGGTTGCCTCTGCACGCATTTCAGCACGTGCGGTTTGTTGATTCTGACCAACAATAATCACCGATACCAAAACCAACTGCAAAAAGGTCTGAGCAATCCAGTCCACGATCACGCGAACGTCGCCAGTGGAAATTGCCGAAGGCAAACTGATCAAAGCCAGGGCCGCAAAAGCGTAGGCCGCCCACATGGTGCCCACCTTGGTGGTGATCCAGGCACCCAACCGATTATTGAAACCAGCGATTGCCTTGGAGGCTGGCTGGTGCTCACGGGTTTTGGTGTGTGGATGTTGCTGATATTGGTATTTGGCCATGGCTTAAATGTAGAACACCCGCCGGCCTTTCGACCGACGGGTGTTCGTACTAATTGCGGACTATTACTTTACGGTAATGGTCTTGGTGGTTACTAGCTTGCCACCAACGAATACGGTTACCTTGTGCTTGCCCTTAGGCGCCTTCAAAGCAACAGTCTTCTTAGCAGCAGTTCCAGTGAAGCTGCTGAAGAACTTTCCAGCAACCTTCACAACAACCTTCTTCGCAGCAGCGTTAGTAGCTGATACGTAGAACTTGCCAGTTGAACCTGAAACAGCAGCAGTTGCAGCAGGAGCTGTTACTGGAGCGGCACCGATGATGATTGATGCAGTAGCAACTACGTCATCAACAACTGTGTCTGCAGCGATTAGGTCTGCACCGCCGTATGTGAACTTCACAGTTGCTGTTCCTGAATCAGCAGCGCCGAGAAGAACGCTGAACGAAACAGCACCATCTGCATCAGTTCCCTTAGCAATTGTTGTTGTTACGTAGCCTGGACCGGTGTAGACAACAGAGATTGAATCTGCATCAAGTGTGTTAACCAATGAGCCATATGCATCCTTTAGAACACCAGTAACCTTCAGGGTCTGACCCGGAAGGATAGATGTTGGTGCAGTGATGGTCCATGAGTAACCGCCAGTAGCAACTGCTGCAACTGTGATTGTTGCTGTAGCGCTTCCCGATCCTGAGGTAGCAGTGATTGTTGTCTTACCCACAGTGTTAGTCATAATTCCGATTGCAGGTAGTACACCATTCTCATTTGCAGTTACGGTCAAAGAATCAAGACCTGCGACATTGTTCGAAATAAACAGCACGCCCTTGGCCGAGAAAGTTACCTTTGCACCGGCAACCGCGGCGCCAGTTGGGCCAGTCACGACCGAACCCGAAGCAATAGTTGTGGTACCAACTTGGATAGTCTTGTTTTGAAGAATATCAAAATTGCCAGGCTTCAAAGTCGCGCTAGCCGCAGCCGGAGTAGCTGAGCCAAGTGCACCCAAAGTGATTGTTGATCCAGTTGTTACAGCACCCACTGAAACAGTGTGTGATTCGGTAACGCCAGAGACATCAGTGTAAGTCACACCATTTGTGCCAAGCTTCTGAATCTGAGCAGTCACTGCATAGCCTGCGTTGTTGTCAGCAGTGCTGTTGTCCTTTACAGACACACTCATCTTTCCGTCAACTAAAGCAATTGGCGATGTGATTGACGCGTTTCCTGCGTTGGTTACTGTTGCGCGGTATGTTCCGACCGGAGTCATTCCAAACTGGTCAACGAGCACAAAAGGAAGTGACAAAGTGCCACCCTTTGCAACACGAGAGACAGCAGCCGCGTTTCCAGACTTGTCTTCATTAACAAGTTTTACAGCAAGGCTGTCTTCACCTGTTAGAAGGAAACCGCCCGAGGCAACAGTGCTTGATGCTGGAACGGTTGTAAGCGCGCCACCAGAGGCAATGTAAGAGCCAAATACTCGCAATGTGTTGTTGTTCTTTAGACCAGTGTATGAAATCGGCAATGCAGCGTTTCCATCTTTGTCAGTAGTTACATCGACAGTAATTGACTGTCGAGTTAGAGTGCTCGAATTTGTCAAAGTCTTACCACCAGCGGTTACGCTAGCCCCGGCGTCCAATGAATCAACGCCATCTTCAACAACGGTGAATGACACTTTCTGACCTGACTTTAGCTTTGTTGCTGCAACGGTTGTCACGTCAAATTCTGCAGTGATAGTTCCTGCACCTGCACGAACTACCTGAGTAGTTGTACCTGGGGCCGCTGAGTCAGTTGCACGGTACTGAGCACCTGAAACTGAAAGAGCAGAGGTTGCAGTGATGTTTGTCGCTGAGCTTGATGTACCTGATCCAGCGGATACAGAGTCTGTTCCGTCAACAACGCCGGTAGCACCATAGATCTTTCCAGTTACTGCGTTTTCAGCAGTTGCCTGGAATGCCTTATCAGTAGTGTTCCATCGAACAGCGGTTTCTGCCTGAGCAACACCGTTGTATAGGAACTTCACACCGATTTTTGATGCGTCTACTGGAGCACCATTAGCCTGTAGGCGAAGCTGCTCAACATTGATTCCATTATTCAAAGCAACAACAGCTGTTACAGCAGACCCTGTGGTGATTGAACTAAGGGTTGGAGTGGCAGTAATGGTGCTTGGCTTGTGGAAAGTAATTGAAACTGGGGTTCCAGTCAATTCACCAGCGGTAATTAGGTTGTCTGTTACACCATTGTCGATGAATGGAGTAATTTTTAGTGTTGTGGTGTCAGTCACGGCGGCACCCAATCCGAATGCAACCTGAGTGTACTGGCCAGCTACATAAGCAACCGGAATTACAGCAGCGACCTTTGCATTGTTATCCACTACAGGAATTGTGCTAGCCGCGTAGGTGTCTACCGCTGCAACAGAAGCGGCAGTGTACGAGCCGGCGGCACCAGTTGCGGTAAGGCTAACTGTTGAACGTGAAGTTGCAACTAGGTTGGCAGCTGTGGCGCCTTCAACCTTGAACTTCAGCTTGTCACCACTAGTACCACCAGTTAGAGATGAGGCTAGGGTGAAATACTCCCCTAGAACACCATTCTGAGTTGTACCTGAAGTACCGAACGCTGTGTCCAGTGAGATCGCGGTTGCCGCTGAAGCTGGAGTACCAGCAAACAGGGTTGAACCGAGAGCTACTACTGCACCAAGCGCCAAGCCCTTGCGGGTTAGGTTCTTAGACATGTATGTCTCTTTCTTTCTTGGTTTATTGCCCGATCTCCAGGATGGAGTTCGGATTGGAAATCTCAATACCGGCCAACCAAGCAGGCGGGCATAAAAGACCTCACACTCTAGATAACTAGAGGGATTGCCTTTACTTACGGCCCTGACACCACCTCTGACTGGACTTGTCGTTTTAGTGTCCGGACATTCACATTTGTTTGTCACTGGCCAGACTTACCCTGTAGGGGTAGCACTATGTACTTGGGGGTATAAAAATGACGCTTACCTATGGGGATGGGAAAGTAGCCTTAGGCAGCATTGAAACAATGCTTGATGTGCTGGTAAAAAGCGAAAGCATCGCGGACTTCTGCCGCGCCATCGTGCATTCAGAATTGACCCAAGACTCGGTACAGGGTTGCCACTTTTATTCTCTGGACTCGGAGTCGCACCTAAAACCAGTCTCGGGATACGGTCGAACATATCTAGATAGTGAGGTCGCACTTAGTGCGTGGGATGATGACCCGATTGCAGAGTGTATTAGGAAAAAAGAATTTGAATTCCTAGCACCGACAAAGTCCCCCAATAGAGGTGTTCTGGCAATTCCTTTATTAAAGGACTCGATTCCCGTTGGTGCCCTGGCCTTAGTCCTGGACCCCGGCGTAAAAGGCATGCCAATTCACGAAACCCTGATACCCATTCTTAGCAAGCTTGGAACATACTGTCTCACAGCGTTTGCAGCTTCTACCGGACGCTCTACTGGAAGCTATTCATCGTCTAACCGTGAAGCTAATGGCGAAGATCTAACCTCACGCCAAGTAAAGATTCTTGAGCTTATGTCTGAGGGCATGGTGAACGTAGAAATTGCTCGTGAACTAATGCTTTCTGAAAGCACAATTCGCCAAGAGACTGTGCGAATTTATCGGGCACTTGGAGTTCCAAATCGTGGCGAAGCTGCAAAGAAAGGGCGGGCCCTTGGCCTCATAAAGCGCCCCCCCCCCCCGCTTAGATCAACTCCTGAATGAAATTGTTTAGTGAAAATCCCCCTGGCCGAAGCCAGGGGGATTTTCGTTATAACCGAAGGACTATTACTTTACGGTAATGGTCTTGGTGGTTACTAGCTTGCCACCAACGAATACGGTTACCTTGTGCTTGCCCTTAGGCGCCTTCAAAGCAACAGTCTTCTTAGCAGCAGTTCCAGTGAAGCTGCTGAAGAACTTTCCAGCAACCTTCACAACAACCTTCTTCGCAGCAGCGTTAGTAGCTGATACGTAGAACTTGCCAGTTGAACCTGAAACAGCAGCAGTAGCTGAAGCAACAGCTGCAGCACCGATAACAACGGTTGCAGTTACTGTCTTCTTTTCGATTGTTGCTGTTGTTCCATCAGCATCGTAAGTGAAGGTGATTGTTGCCGAACCTTCATCTGCAGCACCTAGTAGAACGCGGAAAGTCGACTGACCATCTGCATCTAGGGTCTGGGTGATTGCTGATGTTGTAAAGCCTGGGCCTGAGTAGGTCAAGCTTGTTGTTGGGCTTGTTGCACTTGTGTTAGGAACTGCAACTGGGTTGCCGTACTTGTCTACAAGAGTTGCCTTCACGGTCAATGTGCGGCCAGGAACGATAGTTGCCGGAGCATCAATCTTCAGAACGCTACCAGTGTCAGCAGCAGCAGCAGCAAACACTACAGTGATGGTCGCGCTAGCTGACCCTGAGGTTACAGTGATGGTCTGCTTGCCAGCCTTGTTCGAGGTGACGTTTGCGGCCCATGCGCCTGATGCATCAGTTGCAACAGTTAGCGAGTTAGCTGCGTAAACGCTGCCAGAGTAGAACTGAAGTCCAGCACCTGAAAGGGTAACTGGTGCTCCAGCAATTGCTACAGCGGCCTGAGTTGCAGAAGATGCTGTAGTTACAGTTCCAGCAAGTGCCTGGTTGTTTGTAACAGTAGGTGCAGTCTCTACAATCTTGCGAGTGTCAGCGTTCTTCACATCGTTCAAGCTCAGTGCAACAGGGCCTGCAACTTCGTAGACCTTGGTGGTTGAGTTCTGAGTACCAGTTGAAGAAGTTACAACACCAGCCACAAGTGCTGTTGCATCAACGATCTTTACAGTGAAAGGAACAGCAGTAACAACAGTTGTTCCGTACTGTGAACCTGATAGACGCTCTTGTACCTTTAGGTCGTAAACGTTGGTTCCGTTACCGGTTCCATTCTCTACTAGGGAAATTGTTGCTTTGCCGCCAACTAGAGCAACGTTGCTGTTTGATCCAGCAGCAGTTGCAGCAGTAGTTGCCTGGTTTGAGCTGGTTAGAGTTGCTGTCACGTCGTACTTGTCTGCAGGTGCTCCACCGAACTGGTCGTAAACAGCAACCGCTACACTTGCGGTGCCATTATCAGCCACAGATGCAACTGATGCCTGGCTGTTAACCGAAGCAGTGTATGTTGCAGCACGCTGGGTAACAACAACCTGAGAGGCAGTCAAGTTCTCAGTTGTGAATGAGACGGTGACTGTTTCACCGGCGGCATATCCGACAGTGGTGAGGTTTACAACTGCTTCACCGGAAGCGTTAGTAGTCAAAGCAAGCTTTGCTACTGAGCCCTGCCCAGGCAATGCCGAAGCGCTGCTGTAGCTAGTGCCATTTACGGTCAATGTTTTAGCAGGAGCGGTTGTTGTCAATGAAGCGTTAGTAGAGATAACGGCTGTAACTGCCTGGTTTGCAACAACAGCAGGAGTTGTAGCGCCATCCTTAACTACTGCTTTCACTGCAAATGATGAGTTCAAAAGCGAGTCAGCAGTTCCAGCACCTGTGTCTTTTGCTGTTGTGCTAACAGAAGCAGAAGCCACGATGGTCGCAGCCTTACGAGCAACAACTGTGGCGGTCGCTGCAGATGCAATTGTTGATGCTGCATCTGTAGCTGCTAGACCGGTGACCTTGTAAAGAGGCTGAACCTTAACTGCAGAGTCCTTTGCTAGGGCGTTTACTGCCGCAGTAGTGAACTTGAAGTAATCAGTTGCAGACCATGCTGAGTTAAAACGAACAACACTTGAGGTTGTGTTAGCAGCCAAAGCTGTTCCGTCGCCCTTGGTGAAGTATGCACCTACGTTGGCGGCAGGAAGCTGCTCGTTGTTGATGTCGTTGAACTTCACGGTTGCAGAAACAGTTGTGTCACCTTCAACAGGTGCAGTGATTGCTGTGGTTGCAGTGACGTCAGCGGCCTTCACGAAAGTTACAGTGCGTGTCTCTGAAGCGAACTCGCCTGAATCGATTAGGTCATTGCCGTTGTCGTCTAGCCATGACTGCACTGAAAAGTTGCCAGCAGCGGTCGCCGCAACGGAAAGTGTGATTGCTGCAGAAGCTGCGGTAGCACCTGAACCTTCAATAACAACAGATGCAGTTGAAGAAGTCTGGCTACCGGTACCTGCCGAGAAGGTCTGGCCAGTCTGGGTTGCACCAGTGGTGTAAGCGATAGAGCTGTTGTTGGTCACCTTTGTCTTCAAACGAGCATAGCTCGATGAAGGGATAAGTGAACCAGTAGCTGCAGTCAAGGTGAATGTTTCACCTGAGATTAGCGAGTAAGAAGTACCAGCTGATGGGGTAAGAGTCACTTCGTTCGCCGCTAGAGCTGGAGTACCAGCAATTACGGTCGAGCCAAGAGCAATTACTGCACCAAAAACTAGACCCTTGCGGGTTAGGTTCTTAGACATGTATGTCTCTTTCTTTTCTTGGTTAGTAAGCCTTTTGCGGGGCAAAAGACTGAGAATCCTGACGCGCCAAGCAACCAAGCAGGATGGCGTGAGGGGTTCCTCGTTAAAGGTACCGGAGAAATGTCCGGACTATTACGGTATTTGTCCGGATATATTGAAAAAGTCGCAAAATAAAAACCGCCATTTCTGGCGGCTTTTTGAAGGATTTAGGGATCGACTACTTCTTTTCTACCTTGAGGATGTCGAGGGCAGTTTTTTCAAGACCTGAACGGTCCTTGTTGATTACCAATTCAAGACGAACGGTGCTCTTAGCCAGATCTGATTCGTCATAAACCTTGCCACTCTTGTCAGCCAAGTACTTCAAAGAAGCATAGAAAACGACGTGCTCTAGTCCCTGCTTATCGATGGCCGTGACAACCTCAACCTTGGTTGGGTAGGCAAAATAAGGAACACTGTCTACCATCACGGTAATTAGGGTGTTCTGGAACTGCTCTTTAGCATCATAGTCAAAGGTGAAGTCAGCAAAAATACCCTGGCTGGCGTAGACGCGGTAGTCAGCTGGAATGGTGATCTGGTCTACCTGAACCGCGCTGGTCTTCACGAAAACAACGTCACTCTTTGAGCTGTCAAAAATTTTGGTCAAATCAGACTGCCTAAATGGGCTTGGGCTGGCAGATGGAGCCGAAGCGGCCACATTTGACACTGGTAATGAAGGCTTTGCAGGCGCAGGAGCTGGGATTTCCGGAATCTGTACAACTTCGTCACTAGGCTCTGCCGATGCGGTTGGGGCCGGAGAAACCGGCTCTTCAGTAGCTGCAGGGGCCTGAGTTTCAGCACCCTGCTGGGCAACTTCTTGAGTCTGGGTTCCACGACCGGTGAAGTTTACGAAGGCGCCAACTGCCAGCATCAGAAACAGCACAAAGACCATTGCCTGGGCGCCAACCTTTTTG containing:
- a CDS encoding beta strand repeat-containing protein; translation: MSKNLTRKGLVFGAVIALGSTVIAGTPALAANEVTLTPSAGTSYSLISGETFTLTAATGSLIPSSSYARLKTKVTNNSSIAYTTGATQTGQTFSAGTGSQTSSTASVVIEGSGATAASAAITLSVAATAAGNFSVQSWLDDNGNDLIDSGEFASETRTVTFVKAADVTATTAITAPVEGDTTVSATVKFNDINNEQLPAANVGAYFTKGDGTALAANTTSSVVRFNSAWSATDYFKFTTAAVNALAKDSAVKVQPLYKVTGLAATDAASTIASAATATVVARKAATIVASASVSTTAKDTGAGTADSLLNSSFAVKAVVKDGATTPAVVANQAVTAVISTNASLTTTAPAKTLTVNGTSYSSASALPGQGSVAKLALTTNASGEAVVNLTTVGYAAGETVTVSFTTENLTASQVVVTQRAATYTASVNSQASVASVADNGTASVAVAVYDQFGGAPADKYDVTATLTSSNQATTAATAAGSNSNVALVGGKATISLVENGTGNGTNVYDLKVQERLSGSQYGTTVVTAVPFTVKIVDATALVAGVVTSSTGTQNSTTKVYEVAGPVALSLNDVKNADTRKIVETAPTVTNNQALAGTVTTASSATQAAVAIAGAPVTLSGAGLQFYSGSVYAANSLTVATDASGAWAANVTSNKAGKQTITVTSGSASATITVVFAAAAADTGSVLKIDAPATIVPGRTLTVKATLVDKYGNPVAVPNTSATSPTTSLTYSGPGFTTSAITQTLDADGQSTFRVLLGAADEGSATITFTYDADGTTATIEKKTVTATVVIGAAAVASATAAVSGSTGKFYVSATNAAAKKVVVKVAGKFFSSFTGTAAKKTVALKAPKGKHKVTVFVGGKLVTTKTITVK
- a CDS encoding RNA polymerase sigma factor, which translates into the protein MSDITPIRPEGEFTEDPLENLLDEESDEDFGYVVTRDRANGPDGHPVKLAEWSAQDFASIYTRFRPHLERHARRFLHNPSQVDEVVQDAFLYLMVSLPELDSEIGVLRFLKWKVRLLCLDVIRASGKAYVSNLDDVAEPVSSDPEVSSYLEQQDDAAVLRLALSKLNPRHREVLLASIYEEKSTEQIAAQVGLSENATRQLIFRARAAFKKALLGDDVNTSGMSAAAILSVAARKAAMEAKKVGAQAMVFVLFLMLAVGAFVNFTGRGTQTQEVAQQGAETQAPAATEEPVSPAPTASAEPSDEVVQIPEIPAPAPAKPSLPVSNVAASAPSASPSPFRQSDLTKIFDSSKSDVVFVKTSAVQVDQITIPADYRVYASQGIFADFTFDYDAKEQFQNTLITVMVDSVPYFAYPTKVEVVTAIDKQGLEHVVFYASLKYLADKSGKVYDESDLAKSTVRLELVINKDRSGLEKTALDILKVEKK